Proteins encoded in a region of the Orcinus orca chromosome X, mOrcOrc1.1, whole genome shotgun sequence genome:
- the GDI1 gene encoding rab GDP dissociation inhibitor alpha: MDEEYDVIVLGTGLTECILSGIMSVNGKKVLHMDRNPYYGGESSSITPLEELYKRFQLLEGPPETMGRGRDWNVDLIPKFLMANGQLVKMLLYTEVTRYLDFKVVEGSFVYKGGKIYKVPSTETEALASNLMGMFEKRRFRKFLVFVANFDENDAKTFEGVDPQNTSMRDVYRKFDLGQDVIDFTGHALALYRTDDYLDQPCLETINRIKLYSESLARYGKSPYLYPLYGLGELPQGFARLSAIYGGTYMLNKPVDDIIMENGKVVGVKSEGEVARCKQLICDPSYVPDRVRKAGQVIRIICILSHPIKNTNDANSCQIIIPQNQVNRKSDIYVCMISYAHNVAAQGKYIAIASTTVETAEPEKEVEPALELLEPIDQKFVAISDLYEPIDDGSESQVFCSCSYDATTHFETTCNDIKDIYKRMAGSAFDFENMKRKQNDVFGEADQ; the protein is encoded by the exons GAATGTATCCTGTCGGGTATCATGTCCGTGAACGGGAAGAAGGTGCTGCATATGGACCGGAACCCCTACTATGGGGGCGAGAGCTCCTCCATCACCCCCCTGGAGGAG CTGTATAAGCGTTTCCAGTTGCTGGAGGGGCCCCCTGAGACGATGGGCCGGGGCCGAGACTGGAACGTTGACTTGATCCCCAAATTCCTCATGGCCAACG GACAGCTGGTGAAGATGCTGCTGTATACAGAGGTGACGCGCTACCTGGACTTCAAGGTGGTGGAGGGCAGCTTTGTCTACAAGGGGGGCAAGATCTACAAAGTACCATCCACCGAGACTGAAGCCTTGGCTTCTA ATCTGATGGGCATGTTTGAGAAACGGCGCTTCCGTAAGTTCCTGGTGTTTGTGGCAAACTTTGATGAGAATGACGCCAAGACCTTCGAGGGCGTTGACCCCCAGAACACCAGCATGCGTGACGTCTACCGGAAGTTTGACTTGGGCCAGGATGTCATCGACTTCACTGGCCATGCCCTGGCGCTCTACCGCACCGATGA CTACCTGGACCAGCCCTGTCTTGAGACCATCAACCGCATCAAGTTGTACAGCGAGTCCCTGGCCCGGTATGGCAAGAGCCCGTATCTGTACCCACTCTATGGCCTTGGCGAGCTGCCCCAGGGCTTTGCAAG GTTGAGTGCCATCTACGGGGGGACCTACATGCTGAACAAACCCGTGGATGACATCATCATGGAGAACGGCAAGGTGGTGGGCGTGAAGTCCGAGGGAGAG GTGGCCCGCTGCAAGCAGCTGATCTGTGACCCCAGCTACGTCCCAGACCGCGTGCGGAAGGCTGGCCAGGTTATCCGTATCATCTGTATCCTCAGCCACCCCATCAAGAACACCAATGATGCCAACTCCTGCCAAATCATCATCCCCCAGAACCAGGTCAACAGGAAGTCAG ACATCTACGTGTGCATGATCTCCTATGCACACAATGTGGCCGCGCAGGGCAAGTACATTGCCATCGCCAGCACCACGGTGGAGACCGCAGAGCCCGAAAAGGAGGTTGAGCCGGCCCTGGAGCTGCTGGAGCCCATTGACCAGAA GTTTGTGGCCATCAGTGACTTGTACGAGCCCATCGACGATGGTTCTGAGAGCCAG GTGTTCTGTTCCTGCTCCTATGATGCCACTACACACTTTGAGACAACCTGCAACGACATCAAAGACATCTACAAGCGCATGGCAGGCTCCGCTTTTGACTTTGAGAACATGAAGCGCAAACAGAACGATGTCTTTGGAGAAGCTGACCAGTGA